The segment GCAAATCGACAACATTACTCCAGCAAAGCTGGAGTGTAGAAAATTACTCCAGCTTTGCTGGAGTGTAAACCAGACGCGCTTCTTAGACGACTCGCTGGAATCTTGTGGAATGAGAATTGAATACTTGAAACTGCAATGGCTCAAGACTCATCACTTGAAGGCGAATGCTTTGTCCTTTGGAAATCATCTGACCTGTCAGATTGGAGATTCGCAGAAGATCACCTTGAAAATTGAGAAGAATACCGGTCACTGAAGAAATATCCTCCACTTGTGCGTGGAGGATTTGGCCCTTCTTTAAGGAAGTCAAAAAGGCCTTACTTGCCATTTATTATCCAAGATCTCTGGAAAGATCGATGCGACGAAATTCCACCGGGCGAATCACGGGCTCACCGATATTTTTAGTTGGAATATGTTGCTTCTGAGGTGACTTGGCTGTGGTTTGTGTTTTCTCACCTAAGAAGTTTTGCGCCATATCTTGGGTCACGCCAAATATAGTCGGCGACGCAGGTTTTTCCTCCTGCTCTTTCACTTCCATACAGGCCGCCTTAAAGGCCTCTCCCAGCTTCTTCAATGATGCGCTCTCGTTTTTAGGAACTTCAAACACTGAACTGATATCTTGTTTGTTTTCCCTTTGCAAAGGAGCCATGAAAGACATGTTATCCACATCACTCAAATCCGAAGCACCCGAGGTCTCTTCATCCTCTTGTCCATTTTGTGCCCATTCCGGCAGGCTCTCTTCGCAGAACTGCAACTGATCGCGATTGATCTTGGCGATGAATTCAATTTCACCGCGAGACAGATCCGTCACTTGCTCTGCAATCTCATCAACGCTCAGACCTTGATGCGCCAAGCGCGCAGCTTTGACATACTTTATGGTATTTTTACGCTCCACAATTTCACTGTGCGGAATGCGATCCTGGAAGATTTTTGCGACTTCCAGACTCTTCTGCATGCTCATGTCGATTTTTGACAATTGCTTTTCTGAAGATTGAATCTTGGCTTGAATGTCTTTCACTTTTTGTTCAAGCAAAGCTGTTAGTTGATTCACTTGGGTTTCAGTGCGATCCGAAAGATCTTCTAAAACGGCGATCTTACTTTGCAAAAGCTGCAAACCTTTGCTTAAACGTGGATCATCTTTAGGAGGACGATTGAGGCGCACCCACATTCCCACAATTCCCGCCAAAAGAATTACGTTCACCAGCAGTTGAAGTAGAAACCAAAAACTCACACTGAGCTCCCCTCGATACGTTTTCAGCCAAGCTGAAATGTAGACCCAGCTTTGATTCTAAGCTGCCTTTGGTCTGTCTCACAATGAGACCTAGGTCTAATTGTCTTTACCCGCGCTTCAAACCCAGACTGGACCTGGAGAATTTTGAGATGAATTACTCTTATATGTTATTCTGCATAAAGGGGGAATTGAAGTATGTTTACAACGTTATCTGAGAAGACCGTGAAGCTTTTGCCAATGCTTCTTCTTGTAGGTCTTTCTGCTTGTGGTCCCGTAAAATTTTCTGGGTCATCGACAACGTCTACTGAGGGTGCCATCCCCGTGACACCAGCAACACCAACTCCTGGTGTTTCGCCAACGGCCACGCCATCAAATCTTAGAGATGTGTCTTATGTGAGTACAGTCGCGGCATCCAATAATAAATTGGACATTATTTTGGTGCTCGACGACTCCAACTCCATGCTTACAGACAATCAGAAGTTGGCGGCGAAGCTTTCAAACTTTGTGACCACTTTGCAAAACAACGCCAATTTAGACTGGCAAGCTTGTGTGACGGTTACTCGCGCTCTCCCAGTGGGTGGCGGCAACACAGCCTGGGGCGCATCTCTTTACTGGCAAACCAGCGCCACTTATTCTCCTAACCTGGGCGTTGTTCTTAAAAAAGGCCAAGCCAACCTTCCTGCGATTTTTGCAAATACGATCAACTACATTGGTGCGGGCTGGGCTGGAACAGATGATGAACGTGGTATCAAAGCCGCTTATCACCATGTTTACAATGGCGACTATCATTACTCTAACGTGAGCGGTTGCTACCGTGATGGCGCGGCTATCGCCTATATCATCATCTCTGATGAAGACGAACGTAGCATTGCTGGCGACGCTTCTCAAAAATACTATGCCAATGAATTGCAACCCCTTGAAGCAGACGATCAGCCGGCAAATTTTGTTTCTTATGTGAAAAACACTTTCGGCAACGACAAACGCTTTACTGTGAATTCAATCATCGTAAAACCCGGTGATACAGCTTGTATGACCGCACAAGATAACGCTGTGGATGCTCAAGGTAAGAAATCAAAAAGTCACTACGGCACTAAATACAATGAACTGTCTTATCTTACGGGTGGTGGCATCGGAAGCATCTGTGATGCGGACTTCTCGACAAATCTGAACTTGTTCATTGATAAAATCACTGACTCCCTCAGTTCAATCCCTCTGGAGTGTACTCCTGTTGGTGAAGTCAGCGTGACCATCACTCCGACGGTAGGTGTAATTAGCGCTTCTGTTCAAGGTATGAACTTAGTCTTTGATAAACCAGTTCCTGCGGGCCGCAATATTGATGTGCAATACAAGTGTAACGACAATCGCGTCCCAAGTTCTGTGAACAAACCTGTTGTTAAGGTCTCAGAGGACGGTTTCTTCGCTCGCATTGTTTCATTCTTTAAAGGCTTGTTCTAAGCCTAAGAATTTGTCACATCTTAATTCACTTCAGGAGACACCAGCATGGTGTCTCCTTTTTTTACCCTGACCTCACTTACGCCCACCACCTGACGGGCTGCTTTGCAAACTGATGGTCACAGTGGCCGTCGCAGTGAGACGTCCATCCGTGATCGTATAACTAAAACTATCGCTGCCTTTAAACCCCTTGGCCGGACTGTAGGTCAAAGTACCATCCGCATTCAAAATAACCTTTCCTTTAGCTCCCTGAGTAAAGCTGCTCACACTAATGACCTCAGCATCTGGGTCAAAGTCATTTGCTAAAACCGAGATCACCACGGGTGCTATTTTTTGGATCAATACATTATCAGCATTCGCGACCGGTGCTTGATTCGGTTTCGGCACTGGATCGTTACCAGACGCAGACCCGAACTTTACACTGACCGTGGCAAGAAGACCGTCTGCCTTGTCAGCAGTGATTGTCAGACCTGAAACTGGATCGGTGAAACTTTTTCCAATAGGAAGAGCGGGATCAAACCAATCCGCATAACCATATGTGGCATAAAAAGGTGAATCCATATGCATATGTAAAAGCTGACTGCTGTTAGGTGAATTGTCTTCCCCTAAGCGAATCACGACTCCATTCGTGACCTCTTGGCGGTAAAGGCGATAAGATCGTTTACTTAAGAAGCTGTCGTACCCGACTGCTTGACGGTATTCCACATAAAACCACGTCTGATTGCCCGTCAGAGGATTGATACCTCGTGGAATCTTCAAAGCTTTGGCTCCACTACTCATGGTCTCAAAAACAGACACTGAATAACTACCATTGGCTGTCGCACTGATGATCGCAGGCGAGACATTATAATTCAACCAGCCAAGTCTTTCCTTTTGAAAGGCGGAAAAATGACCGAAGTCTGGGTTGCCCATAGTGTCGTAGCTATCGCCGTACTCGATAGAGGAACAAGAAGTTCCGATGGTGACGCCGCCACAATCCAAAGCATGTGAGTGATAGAGTCCAAAGTTATGACCCATCTCATGAGAAATATTGTCGGCCGTGAACGCCCCACTGCCATTGATATAAGCTCGGGAAGGAACATCCCCGACCGTGCCCATGCCGCTGACATTGCACGGAGTTTTCGTAAACAAATAGACAATCCTCGTGTAAGAGGAAAGATTAACTCCCTTGGAAATCGCGATTTGATCAGCCGCCTTGCCTGCGGCAGAAAGATCGCACACGGCATTTGAAAGAGGCAGGGTATACCAACCGTAAACATCTCCAACCAATTTAGTTTGCTGATAAGACGCCTCATAGAAAAACCCGCTGACTTGGCCAAAGATCAAACTGCGTGCCTGATCTGCGGTAATGGGCTGCGAGGTGGAATCTTCCTGGAAATTTGCCATGATGACGAGAGTGCGCTGATCTCCAAGAGCGGACGCTAAAACCCCGGGAGTCCCACCGTTGGTACCGCCATCAGTTCCCCCACCTAAAGCCAGAGTCAGAACTGCATTATCCTTCTGGTTGAGCAACTGCTCCGAGTGTTGCGAGTGACAGACCGTTGCAACAAAAAATATAGATACTAAAACCCAGTGACTACTGCTTACAAGTTTTCCAATTTTCTTCACGCGCTTCCTCCGGTTATTCGATATAAGGAAAGGCTGCAAGTGCAGCGCCACGTAGACATTTGCAGGATGAAAATTCTGTTCAGCAGATCACAACATTGATATGCGGTTTTAGACTCCGAATTCATTTCACTCAATGTTAATGAACTAGACGCTGCTCATACCTACGACACCTCCAAAATTCAATCTCCTCTGGGAAGTATCAATGTGGGAGTCTCATTTTAGATGAGGACTTTATAGTAGCGGCAACAGCAAGCTCGTCAAGGCCTCGGGCAGTTTATGCGGATTAGGTAAAATCTGAATATTCGCAGCGCCAAACATTTGTGGCAGATAGAACTTGGCCTTCTCGTCTATGGCAAGGCATTTGACTTGGACTTTCTGTTGCTGAGCCTCGCGCAAAGCTTGCTTAATATCCTCCATGCCATATCTGCCTTCGTACTGATCATAATCGGAGGCCTTCCCATCACTCAGAAGAATGATGATCTTGTGGCGAGCTGAAGATTCCTGCAGTAGCTCCACACCGTGGCGAAGTGCTGGCCCAATCCGCGTGTAACCTTCTGGCTCCAAGTCATTAAGATGTTGCTTCAAATGATGCCAAGAATGTTGAAAGCTCTTCATTTCATCATAGACGCAATGATGACGGGTGTTGCTGTGAAAGGCCGCGACACTCACACATCTTTCTTCCTGAATAAGTGCGTCCGCAATCAGACATACGCTGTTTTTAATAACATCCAAAACTCGTTCATTGGCAACCCAGGAATCGGTGGAAAGACTGCTATCGATCAAAAGAAGGCACTGCCACTCTTTCAGGCCCTTTTGTTTGCGCATATAAAAGCGATCTTCCGAAGAATTTCCACTTTTCAAATCGGCATGCCGAACCACCAAAGAATCCAAATCCAACTCGGTGCCGTCTTTTTGCCGTTTCTTCCAAAGAGGCTGATGACGAACCTGTTCAAAGAGCTTCTGCATGTCACGTTTTTCTTTGGCGTAGCTATCTTGCAATTGAAATGGCGGAACTTCACTTTTTCTGTTCCAAGCCTCAATACGACACCAGTCCTTTCTATAGGACTTGGTTTTGAAATCCCATTCCGGATACAGAAACACCTGGGAAGAATCTGAATCTGACAAGTTCCGACTGAGCATATCGGGTATACCCGCATTGATGCGAATGTCAGCTTTATAGATGGAATTTGTTCGTTCCTGACTTCGCACCACTTCCCGCAGTTTCAGCTCTTCCAAAGCCTCTGCATGATCAGCCAGATGATCGTCGCCATCCTGAGTCCGCATTCCTCCTTGATATTCCTCTAAGGTTTCAACCTTCTCAAAGGTGTGCATAACGGGATTGCTCTCATCCCCGGCTTTAGCCAATTGAACGGTCACAACTTCTTCGCGATTTTTCCCTTGAATCTCGGTTCCATTTGCCAACGCCTCGGCACTCAATGGGTCTTCGCCATTTTCGATTGAATTTTGCAAAGTCCCCGGAGCCATCAAAACGCCCCATAACACGAAGGCCTGCTCCGGAAGAGCCCGGCCCACAGGCAGGGGCGCCACATGGGTTTTATAAACGGCTTCAGCAAAGCTCCAAAAATCTACCTGACTCTTGTGATCGCAATTAAGAATATTTTGCCATGGGCTGCTGACGTTGCCACTCAAGATCTGATCTATCCACTCGGCGATCAAGCCATTCTGTGTGTTCCGGTCTTGCTTCAGTAAAATCTGCAATTCTGTTCTTATCTGCTTTCCAAGGACTTCCAAAACCTGGGCCGCACTTGAAAATTCGTGGTGAATATACTGATAGATCTGATAAAGAGCGAGACAGGTATAGACTTCCCTCTCGATCTTCGAAAGCCCCGCCACTGGCAAGGAAAATCCCAAATGTTTGGCTGAGCTGTTAAATAAAGTCCTTTGAATATAAATCGACTCGTTCATCGATTTGGAATTAAAGAGGCACAAAGATTTCGGATAGTAAAAATGCTCCCCCGAAAATCCTCCCATGGTTTCAGCTTCAAGAATTTGAATTGATTTTCCACACAGAGATTTCGCAATAAATTGCAGTCGAGACTCGAGTTCACTCAGTTCCGCACGCTGATCATAATAAACCGGCTTTGGCTCTGCGGTGAATTTTTTAAAAAGGCGATGGCCAAAGGCAAAAAGCGCCTCATCAAAGCTCATAAGTTAAAATATCATGGCAGCCACGTCCCGCAGGGCTATCATGACATCTCCATCATCTGTAAGAGGTTGTATGATGGCCACATCACATGCCAAGCGCGCCTCCAGGCCGTCCCTCATAAGTTTACCAGCATCAACCAGAAGCCGAGTGGATGCGGTTTCAGTCAATCCCAACTCTTTGAGGTTGCGAATTTTATGACCGAACTTCACTAGTTTTTTTGCGATCTCAAGAGAGCACTGCGCTTCCTTGCTGACAATCTCGGTTTCAAGCTCTGCCTTGGGATAGTCAAAGTGTATGGCGACAAATCTTTGCCGCGTCGAAGGCTTTAATTCCTTCAGTCCTTTTTGATATCCGGGATTGAAACTCACGATCAACATAAATTCCGGAGAGGCTTTAATTTCTTCGTTGCGCTTATCCAAAGTGATTGTACGCCGATGATCCGTGAGAGGATGCAAGACCACGATGACGTCTTCCCGAGCCTCTGAAATTTCATCTAAATAAAGTATCGCGCCCTCACGCAAAGCGCGTGTCACTGGGCCATCCTGCCAAACCGTATCCCCCCCTTGAATGAGATACCGCCCAAGTAAATCCGTTGCCGACGTGTCTTCATTGCAAGCAACAGAAATAAGTGGGCGGCCCAATCTTGCCGCCATGGCCTCAACAAATCTCGACTTTCCACAACCTGTTGGCCCCTTGAGCATCAAAGGAAGACAATTTCGATAAGCACATTGAAGCACTAACTCTTCGTCGCCAACAGCTTCATAGTAAGGATATTTAATTTGTGGCTTTAGCATGTTCTATTTTTCCTTTGGGAGGTCCATACTTAATAAATATCCAAATAAACGCGAAGATTCCGAGACTGAATAAGGCCGCCGCAAGTACCAATCCTAAAAAGTGGACCTGAATTTCCTTTTGCACCAAAAGAAAATCCATTCCCATACGCCGCTCTAAATAAACTTGTGCAATCCCCGCCACACCAAACGCCAAGGTCATCGCCACCATACCAATATTCGAAGCCCAAAAGGCAAAGACGCTCCAGCCACTGTCAAAGAGCTTTCGGCCCGTCAAATTCGGAAGTGCGTAGGCAATCATCGCAAAGATCAACATCGCATAAGCACCCCAGAACGCTAAATGTCCATGCATCGCAGTGACCAAGGTTCCATGAGTGTAGATATTCACCTGTGGCAGAGTGTGCGCGAATCCAAGAAATCCCGCCCCTACAAAGGACATCACAGCGCAGCCGATGGTCCAAGTCAGAGCCAGTTTATTGGGATGTTGTCGTCCGCCTTTTTTAGCCATCGCAATCGCATACATCGCCATGCCAAGGAAAGCGAGGGGCTCTAGAGCACCAAAGATTCCACCAATCATCAGCCAATAACGAGGAGTCCCGATGAAATAGTAGTGATGGCCCGTCCCAAGAATTCCCGACAAGAACGTGAAACCCACGATGACATAGAGCCATTTTTCAATGATCTCGCGATCGACCCCCGTCAATTTAATCAACAAGAAGCTAAGAATCGCGCCCATGATCAACTCCCAAACCCCCTCAACCCACAGATGCACAACCCACCATCTCCAGTAGGAATCCATGGTTTGATTTGTCGTAGGAATCATGCCCGGAAGATAAAGAAGAGCGGCACTTAACAAACCGAAAAAGAGCACCATGCTCGTGGTGCTATATCTTTTGCCCTTCCAAATAGTTCCACCGATCAGGAAAATGAACAGCAAGACGTCGACGACCACCAAATAGTCCAAGGGACGTGGAATCTCCAAGAACTTACGACCTTCCCACCAGTTAAAATGAAACCCGATAATTGCCGTAACTCCCACAGCAACAAAAGCCCCGAGCTGCACCAACGCCAATTTAGGAAAAATAAGATCACGGCCGGATTCTTCGGGAATAATGTAGTATGCAGACCCCATGAACCCCGCCAAGAGCCACATCACCAAAAGATTGGTGTGCGTCGCCCGAGCGGTATGGAAGGGTATGATACTGTGAAGATTGTCATACCCCATGTGGGCGAATCCCATGATGAAGCCATAAACAATCTGCAGCGTTAGCAGCAACATACACACGGCGAAAAAATAATATGCAATTTTTTGTGTTTTAAATTTCATGACGGAGCCCTTACTTCAACTGTGAAAGGAAATTTGCTAACTCTTGAACCTGTTCATCTGTGAGGGGCAGCTTCGGCATTTTTGAATCTGCCTTGACTGCCAGCGGATCTTTTAGCCAGGACACTAAGAAATCATGATTACGACGATTTCCCACACCATCCAGTACGGGGCCGACGGCTCCACCTTTCCCCTGAAGAGCATGGCAAGCCACGCATACTTGATCGAAAACAGCGGGTTTCGTTGGCAGTGGCAGTTCTGAAAGCTGTGCGGTGTTTGCTGTCGGCGCCGCAGGAACTAGATCCGGTTTTTTAGGGAAGCCATTAAGGTCTACTTCTCCGATCCACTTTAAAAATGCGACCAAGGAATCAATCTCGGTTTCTGTGAAATTATACTTTTGCATGTTCCTTTGCCCCGGGAACATGGCTTGAGGATCCTTTAACATGGACTTAATGAAAATCGGCCCTCGACGTTCATAGACCTTAGTTAACTCCGGAGCATAATAAGCTCCCTCGCCCATAATAGTGTGACACCCCATACAGTTGTTATGATCCCACAGATCCTTTCCGTGAATGACTTCGGGAGTGATATTTTCAGCATGACTTTGCTGCGGCACCTTTTGGACAGTATCTACAGTCAACAAGACGAAACAACCTGAACAAACAACCGTACCAATAAGAAAGAACTTCTTCGCGGCTGACTTTGATAACATGGAGACTCCTTTAAATATAACTGGATATTAATCAGGAAGAAGCCCTATAAAAATGATTTGAATCAAGAATTGAACGAAAATTCCAGCAAGAGCCGTCAGTGGATATTCTTATTTTGACCGTTAACGATGAGATTCAGACCGTTCACCACCACCAACAGACTGCGCCCATGACCTGACATCTTGCTACTTAAGGCTGAGACTTCTTCCGCGGCGGCGGCGTTTCCCTGAGTCGCAGAATCAAGTTGATTCATGGCTTCCGCAATCTGAGAAAATCCCGTTGCCTGCTCTTGACTGACGCTGTTAATTTCCACGTTTAAGGTGTTTATTTTACGGATCCCTTGTGCCAGCTCTCGCAACGAGGTCCCACTGACTTCAACGATGTTGGTCCCGCGCTCAATTCCTGCGACACTGGTTGAAATCAGCGAACTGATGTCTTTGGCCGCCGATGCACTTTTTTGCGCCAAAGAACGAACCGCATCCGCCACAACGGCAAAGCCTTTGCCCTGCTCACCAGCCCTAGCGGCCTCTACGGCCGCATTCAATGCCAGCAAATTTGTTTGGAATGCCAGATCATCAATGACAGCAATAATTTCCTGAATTTTCTTAGAATCCCCGGTGATTTCGCTCATGGATTTGACCAAATTGTCTGTATGAGATTCGCCCTCTTCAGCCTTCAAGGCTCCATCACTTGACAATGAAGCTGCCAGTTCAGCTCTTTTTGCTGTTTCCCGGGCAATACTGGTTAATTCTTCGACCGAAGCCACAGTCTCTTCCAAGGAGGCTGCAGTTTCCGTGGTTCCTTCAGAAACTTGCTGGCTGGAGTTCGCTAAAAGATCACTCGCGGTGGCAACCTCGAGGGCAATTTCATGAAGAGTCTGCATCGCGCCGTCGATGCTTTTCACCAAAGAATGAACAGTTTTTAAAACAAGTCCTACCGTCGCCAAAAGAATCAAAGCCGCGAGCCCCAGCGAAAGGTAGATCGTTGACGTAATCGCCTTTGCCTCCGTTTGCAAGGCAGCAGAAGATCTTGCGCTTTCCCGATCAATCAAATCGTTCATCAAATCCAAAGAGGAAGTAATAGCTGTATAAAACTCCTTCGGATCAAAACCATAGTGTCCTGCACCTGACTTTTCATTCACACCATCAACGACATGAAGAACCTTTTTCCAGCTCTCAGAGTTCACAAAAGACTCAATTTCGGCCATGCCTTGTGGTGATACATCCATAGCCGGTGAGTTCAGATTGACCAGCATACCGACTCTCAATGCATTCAAACGACCGATTTGCTGAGCGGTTAGAGCTTTGTCCTCGGTCAGAATACTAATGACTTGCGCACGCAGCTGCCCGGCCGACTCTTTAGCTGTGTTGAAAATTGCCAGAGCCAAAATATGATTTTCAAATCCTCGAAAAGTGACAGTACGAGAAAGTCCCACCTGAACTTTCAATATTGATGCAATGGATCTGCTATACTGTTCAGACGACTGAGGGGCATCAATGACACTGTCGTTAATGCTCCTTCTTAAATTTTCCAGGTTCGATTTTAGTGGTTTCCAAGCCTCCAGGCTTTTGCTATCCAGACGCGTTTGAATCAACTCTTTATCAGCTTGATCAAGAAGTATATCTGTCTCTTTGCGAACTTGATTGAGTTCCTCCAAGGATAAATTCTTCCCTAAGAAAAGACTACTTCGGGCTCTTTCCTTCTGCATATTATGAGTTAAATGAGAAAAGGCTACGAACGCAGAACTATGCCGAATAAGCTGGCTGGCTTCATCCACATCGTGAAGTGCTTCCCGGGCCAATTTACCCCCCACCACTCCGCTAAGGAAAAAGGGGATAAACATGAGAAGAAGTATCTTTCTTTTTAAATTGAGTGTCTTAAGCATGGGCCCTCTTTGCGTTTAGATTATTCTATACTTCGCAAAGGCCCATTTTCTTTGATCTCGATCAAGTTTCCTCAATCATTTTTTTATGATAGCTGAGAAATGAAATCTTTCATACGAGTGATCGCACGCTTCATGGTCTCTTCCGAAACCGCAAAACTCAAGCGCATGAATCCCTCAGAACCGCACTCGACTCCAGGAACGGTCGCTACAAAGAACTTCTCGAGTAAAATATCACAGAAGTCTTTGGAGGTGCGAATATGGCGATCACCAAAGTTTTTTCCCAAGCAGGCTTTGATATCCACCCAATAGTAAAAAGCACCTTCCGGGTTGGCGACTTTGAATTGTGGAATGCTTGCAAACTCTGCCAAGCCCGAGTCTTTTCTTGCGATCAATTTTTTTACCACTTCCGCAATATCTGGTTCACAGTTTTTAAGAGCAGCCACAGCGGCGTGCTGTGAGATACTTGAAGGCGATCCCGTCGATTGGCTTTGATAGTCGGCCATTGCGGTGATGAGCTTTTCAGGGCCCGCCGCCCAACCGATTCTCCAACCGGTCATAGAGTAAGCCTTCGAACCACCATTCACAACAACCGTGCGATCACGCAGATCCGGTGCCACTTGCAAAATATGCGGAGCTACAGTTGTTCCATCGAACACCAAGCGGTTGTACATATCATCGGAGATCACAACCACCTGAGGATGTCTTCTTAAAACATCTGCAAGTGCCTTCAGCTCTTCCGCAGAATATAACAAGCCCGTCGGATTGCTGGGCGAACAAAACAAGAAGCCTTTGGTTCTGGCGTTAATGGCTTTTTCTAGTTTTTCAGGAGTGATCTTAAAGTTTTCATCTTCGCCGCATTCAACAATATGAGGAACGCCATCCGCCAGTTCTACCATTGTGGGGTAGCTGACCCAATAAGGTGTCGCAATGATCACCTCATCGCCAGGAGAGCAAATCATCTGCAAGGCTGCGAAAACGATATACTTTGCACCGGAGGCCACGGTGATTTCTTTTGTCGAATAGGCCTGGCCCAATTCATTCTTAATCTTTACACCAATAGCCTGACGAAGTTCGACGGTTCCATTGGCCGGAGTGTATTTCGTAATACCTTTTTCAATAGCTTCAATTCCCGCTTTCGAAGGAATATCAAAAGTCGGCCAATCTGGCTCTCCTACCGTCAAAGAAATCACATCATGTCCCTGGGCCGCAAGTTCCTTGGCTTTTGCCACCAGGAAAAGGGTCGGAGACGTTTTCAGATTTTGCGCTCTTTTCGATAGTTGAACCAAGTTCGACTCCTATTTTGCCCACTGCTTCTGCAGCTACTTTTTCAATTTCTTCGCCATCGCATCAATAACCACATCGGGAACCAAGTCGGTCAAAGCACCACCATTAAAGGCCAATTCTTTCACACCGCGAGATGAGATGTAGTAGTACTCGGGGCTGGCGAACACCAGAAGCGTTTCTATCTCTGGCGCAATTTTCTTATTCATATTCGCCATCGTCATTTCATATTCAAAATCAACCACCGCACGCAACCCTCTGACGATGACTTGAGCGTTGTGCTTTTTCATATAATCCGTGGTCAAACCTTTGAAAAAATCCACTTTGACGTTTTTTAAGTGCGACAA is part of the Bdellovibrio svalbardensis genome and harbors:
- a CDS encoding methyl-accepting chemotaxis protein encodes the protein MLKTLNLKRKILLLMFIPFFLSGVVGGKLAREALHDVDEASQLIRHSSAFVAFSHLTHNMQKERARSSLFLGKNLSLEELNQVRKETDILLDQADKELIQTRLDSKSLEAWKPLKSNLENLRRSINDSVIDAPQSSEQYSRSIASILKVQVGLSRTVTFRGFENHILALAIFNTAKESAGQLRAQVISILTEDKALTAQQIGRLNALRVGMLVNLNSPAMDVSPQGMAEIESFVNSESWKKVLHVVDGVNEKSGAGHYGFDPKEFYTAITSSLDLMNDLIDRESARSSAALQTEAKAITSTIYLSLGLAALILLATVGLVLKTVHSLVKSIDGAMQTLHEIALEVATASDLLANSSQQVSEGTTETAASLEETVASVEELTSIARETAKRAELAASLSSDGALKAEEGESHTDNLVKSMSEITGDSKKIQEIIAVIDDLAFQTNLLALNAAVEAARAGEQGKGFAVVADAVRSLAQKSASAAKDISSLISTSVAGIERGTNIVEVSGTSLRELAQGIRKINTLNVEINSVSQEQATGFSQIAEAMNQLDSATQGNAAAAEEVSALSSKMSGHGRSLLVVVNGLNLIVNGQNKNIH
- a CDS encoding pyridoxal phosphate-dependent aminotransferase; translation: MVQLSKRAQNLKTSPTLFLVAKAKELAAQGHDVISLTVGEPDWPTFDIPSKAGIEAIEKGITKYTPANGTVELRQAIGVKIKNELGQAYSTKEITVASGAKYIVFAALQMICSPGDEVIIATPYWVSYPTMVELADGVPHIVECGEDENFKITPEKLEKAINARTKGFLFCSPSNPTGLLYSAEELKALADVLRRHPQVVVISDDMYNRLVFDGTTVAPHILQVAPDLRDRTVVVNGGSKAYSMTGWRIGWAAGPEKLITAMADYQSQSTGSPSSISQHAAVAALKNCEPDIAEVVKKLIARKDSGLAEFASIPQFKVANPEGAFYYWVDIKACLGKNFGDRHIRTSKDFCDILLEKFFVATVPGVECGSEGFMRLSFAVSEETMKRAITRMKDFISQLS
- the coaD gene encoding pantetheine-phosphate adenylyltransferase, with amino-acid sequence MSKIAVYPGSFDPITMGHVDIINRMSPLYDQVIVLVAESSQKSALFTLEERKVLIEKSLSHLKNVKVDFFKGLTTDYMKKHNAQVIVRGLRAVVDFEYEMTMANMNKKIAPEIETLLVFASPEYYYISSRGVKELAFNGGALTDLVPDVVIDAMAKKLKK